The following nucleotide sequence is from Candidatus Hydrogenedentota bacterium.
GAAAGTACCTGGTCTTTCGTAACTGGTAATGATTCTAATGGGTTATGAACCCCTCCCCCAGCATGCTCGTAACCCAAGGGTCGGAACGGACGGGATGTGCAGGGTCATGACGCCGACGCTGTTTTCCGTGAGTTATGCGGGGTTGTGGGGCCAGGCGCGGCTGGACCTGCCGGGGTTCCTCCGCAAGGCCGGGGAACTGGGTTATGCCGCGGTGGAACTGATGGGCAAGCGGCCGCATCTTTCGGTTGTGGATACGGATGACGCGGCGCTGGACGCGATACGCGCGGCGGCGCGCGAATCCGGGGTCGATATCGCTACCATCGCGGGGTATACGGATTTCACTGCCGGCCGGACTGCGCCGGAGGTCCCGTCCGTCGAGATACAGGTCGCGTATGTGGACGCGCTGGCGCGGCTGGGCAAGGCGCTCGGCGCTAGACTCGTCCGCGTGTTCACGGGGTACACGACGGATCCGGACGCATACGCCGCGGACTGGGACAAGTGCGTCGCGGCGGTGCGCGCGTGCGCGGATGCCGCAGCGGAACACGGGTTGCTGCTGGGTGTGCAGAACCACCACGATGTCGCCGTGGGCGTGGAAGCGTACCGCGAGTTCCTCGACGAGGTGAATCATCCATACTGCCGCGCCATGTTCGACCCGTGGTCCGTCGCGCTGCAGGGCGGGGACCTGTACGCGGCGGCGAAGGCGCTTGCGCCGCGCATGGCGCAGACCACGCTCGCGGATTACGTGCGCCTGCCGCGTTACGAATATGTGCCGGGGCTGGTGAATTACCGCGAGATGGCGGCAATGGTGCGGGCCGTGCCGCTGGGCGACGGGTTTATCGATTTTGAGGCGTTCTTTGCGGGCCTGAAGGACGGCGGGTTCGACGGCGGCGTCGCCTACGAGATGTGTTCGCCGTTGCGCGGCGGCGGTTCCATGGCAAACCTCGACGCCACGGCGCGCAAGAGCCTGGAGGTCATAGAGAAACTGATTGCGTGAGCGCAACCGCCGGTTTCGGGGACGCCACGCGGCGACGCGGGGAGGCATAGCGACCCATGACGCGTTTTGGTTTGCTGGACTGGGTGATTGTGGCTGTCTACTTCCTCGCCATCGCCTCGATGGGCCCGATCTTCGCGCGCCGCAACAAATCCACGGAAGGCTATTTCGTCGGCAACCGGTCCTTTCCCGCGTGGTTGTTGGGCTTGGCGATGTTTGCGACATCGATCAGTTCGATCACCGTGGTGGCGTATCCAGGCGACGCATACCGCACCGGTTACCTGCGGCTCTTACCCGCGTTTATGCTGCCTTTCGGAATACTCCTGGCGTCGCGGATATTCCTGCCGTATTTCCGGCGCAGCCGGTGCACGTCGGCGTTCGAGTACCTGGAAGGCCGGTTCGGGCCGGGCGTGCGGCTGTACGCGTCGTGCACGTTCGTGTTCGGCCAGGTCATGCGCATCGGCACGATCCTGTACCTGGTCTCGCTCGTGTTTCAGCAGATGACCGGCGCGACGCCGTACGTCTGCATCGTCGCGGGCGGGCTCGTCATCGCCACCTACACGGTCGCGGGCGGCATCCGCGCCATTGTCTGGGCGCAATTCCTGCAGACGTTCCTGCTGTGGTTCGGCTCCGCGCTGTGTTTCATCACGGTCGTGCGCGGCATTGACGGCGGCATCGGCACGATTGTCTCGACGGCCATGGCGGACGGCAAGTTTCTCTTCGGCGACCCGGCCACGCCCGGCGGGCCGGTCGTGTCCGCACCGTGGATCGCGTTGCGGGAGAAAGCGATCCTGATGATGCTGCTGATGGGGTTGATGAACTGGCTCACGGAATACAGCAGCAACCAGAACGTGATTCAGAAATACGTGGCCGCGAAGAACCCCAAGGAGGCGACGCGCTCGATCTGGATTTGCTGCTTCTGCAGCGTGCCGACATGGGCTTTCTTCATGTTCCTCGGCACGAGCCTGTACGTGTATTTCAAGCTCCATCCGGACCTGCAGTCACAGGCTATCTTCACCGGCGCGGAGGGCGCGAAGGCCGAATCGATCCTGCCTTATTTCTGTGTCCAGGCGATTCCATCGGGCCTCGCGGGGCTGGTGATCGCGGGCATTCTCTCCGCAGCCATGTCCGCGTCGTCGTCGAGTATCAGTTCGATCTCCGCGGTCACTATCACGGACATTTATCGCCGCCACATGGTGAAGAACCGCGACGAGCGGCATTACGTGTTCGCCGCGCGCCTCGTCTCCGCGGTTAGCTGCCTCCTGATGATGGGTTGCGCAGCGCTCTACCTCGAGATGACCAAGCTGACGCTGCAGGACACGGGCTCGAAGATCGGGGCCATCATCGCGGGCGGACTGCTTGGGTTGTACGTGCTCGGATTCCTGACCACGCGCGGCGACGGGCGCTCGGTGGCGGCCGGCATCGCGTGCACCGTGCTGTTCAGCCTGTACATCACGGCCATTGAGACGCAACTGATCACGGCCGAGGGGCTCAAGTACTGGCTCGGCCTGCCGGAGGCCGTAGCGGGCTGGCTGGCAAAGCCCATTCACACGTACTACACGGGGATATTCGGCAATATCATCATGTTCGTCGCCGGTTACGGGGCGGCGTGCCTCTTCCAGCGGCAGCGCCGCGACCTGACCAATATGACGGTCTGGACGCAGCAGGAAACCGCGGACGAGGAATAACGCCAATGGAAGCAACGCCGGTCTCGAGGCGGTCCTTTCTCGCGGGCGCGGCCGCGCTGACGGGGCACGCGCTCCTGGTGCGCGGCGCGGAACCGTCCGGCGCGCGGGCGCGGGGGACACAGCGCCGAAGCTGCTATATCAACTTTGCCGAGCATCTGCTGAACGCGTTCAACCCGAACATGTTCTATCCCGGCCTGCCGTACCGCTGGCAGGACGCCGACTGGTTCCGCTTCCTCGACATGATAGGCGATTTCGGGTTCACCCACTTCGAGTTCTGGCTCGTGCCGCGCCTGTTCAGCCGCGCCGGATTGACCGAGCCGTTCGGCCTGGAATTTCAGCGGCAGATGAACGCGATCATCGAGCACGGGCGCACCCGCGGCGTGGGCGTCAAACTGCTCGCGGCCTTGACCACGGTCGGCGACGCCTGGCACACGCACTGCCCCAATATTCCCGAGGAATGGGCCGAGTGCCGCATCCTTTGGGACGAATGGACGCGCCGCCTGTCCGGTCTCGGTGTCGTGGGCATCTTCCCGGGCGATCCCGGCGGCTGCTCGCGCAACGGCTGCACCGCCC
It contains:
- a CDS encoding sugar phosphate isomerase/epimerase, whose amino-acid sequence is MTPTLFSVSYAGLWGQARLDLPGFLRKAGELGYAAVELMGKRPHLSVVDTDDAALDAIRAAARESGVDIATIAGYTDFTAGRTAPEVPSVEIQVAYVDALARLGKALGARLVRVFTGYTTDPDAYAADWDKCVAAVRACADAAAEHGLLLGVQNHHDVAVGVEAYREFLDEVNHPYCRAMFDPWSVALQGGDLYAAAKALAPRMAQTTLADYVRLPRYEYVPGLVNYREMAAMVRAVPLGDGFIDFEAFFAGLKDGGFDGGVAYEMCSPLRGGGSMANLDATARKSLEVIEKLIA
- a CDS encoding sodium:solute symporter produces the protein MTRFGLLDWVIVAVYFLAIASMGPIFARRNKSTEGYFVGNRSFPAWLLGLAMFATSISSITVVAYPGDAYRTGYLRLLPAFMLPFGILLASRIFLPYFRRSRCTSAFEYLEGRFGPGVRLYASCTFVFGQVMRIGTILYLVSLVFQQMTGATPYVCIVAGGLVIATYTVAGGIRAIVWAQFLQTFLLWFGSALCFITVVRGIDGGIGTIVSTAMADGKFLFGDPATPGGPVVSAPWIALREKAILMMLLMGLMNWLTEYSSNQNVIQKYVAAKNPKEATRSIWICCFCSVPTWAFFMFLGTSLYVYFKLHPDLQSQAIFTGAEGAKAESILPYFCVQAIPSGLAGLVIAGILSAAMSASSSSISSISAVTITDIYRRHMVKNRDERHYVFAARLVSAVSCLLMMGCAALYLEMTKLTLQDTGSKIGAIIAGGLLGLYVLGFLTTRGDGRSVAAGIACTVLFSLYITAIETQLITAEGLKYWLGLPEAVAGWLAKPIHTYYTGIFGNIIMFVAGYGAACLFQRQRRDLTNMTVWTQQETADEE